In Streptantibioticus cattleyicolor NRRL 8057 = DSM 46488, a genomic segment contains:
- a CDS encoding Nif3-like dinuclear metal center hexameric protein has product MPKLSDVIAALETLWPAERAEQWDAVGLVCGDPDAEVSRVLFAVDPVRETAEEAVRIGADLLVTHHPLYLRGTTTVAATGFKGRVVHDLIKHDIALHVAHTNADRADPGVSDALAAAVGLRITGPLVPDATDPAGRRGLGRIGELPAPLTLAEFAAQAAAGLPATATGLRVAGDPERTIRTVAVCGGSGDSLFDEVRRAGVDAYLTADLRHHPASEACQHGGPALLDAAHWATEWPWCEQAAGQLDEISDRHGWALRTHVSRRVTDPWTLHAPSPIDPHTPSGAPS; this is encoded by the coding sequence GTGCCCAAACTGTCCGACGTCATCGCCGCGCTCGAAACCCTGTGGCCCGCCGAGCGGGCCGAGCAGTGGGACGCCGTGGGCCTGGTCTGCGGCGACCCGGACGCCGAGGTGAGCCGGGTGCTCTTCGCGGTGGACCCGGTCCGGGAGACCGCCGAGGAGGCCGTGCGGATCGGCGCCGACCTGCTGGTCACCCACCACCCGCTCTACTTGCGCGGCACCACCACCGTGGCGGCCACCGGGTTCAAGGGCCGGGTCGTGCACGACCTGATCAAGCACGACATCGCGCTGCACGTGGCGCACACCAACGCCGACCGCGCCGACCCCGGGGTCTCCGACGCCCTCGCCGCCGCCGTGGGCCTGCGCATCACCGGTCCGCTCGTGCCGGACGCCACCGACCCGGCGGGCCGCCGCGGCCTCGGGCGGATCGGCGAGCTGCCGGCCCCGCTGACCCTCGCCGAGTTCGCCGCGCAGGCCGCGGCCGGGCTGCCGGCCACCGCGACCGGGCTGCGGGTGGCCGGCGACCCGGAGCGCACCATCCGTACCGTCGCGGTCTGCGGCGGCTCCGGCGACAGCCTCTTCGACGAGGTCAGGCGGGCCGGGGTGGACGCCTACCTCACCGCCGACCTGCGCCACCACCCCGCCTCCGAGGCCTGCCAGCACGGCGGCCCGGCCCTGCTGGACGCGGCCCACTGGGCCACCGAGTGGCCGTGGTGCGAACAGGCGGCCGGACAGCTCGACGAGATCTCCGACCGGCACGGCTGGGCCCTGCGGACCCATGTGTCGCGTCGGGTCACCGACCCGTGGACGCTCCACGCCCCTTCCCCGATCGACCCCCATACCCCATCAGGAGCCCCAAGCTGA
- a CDS encoding 3-oxoacyl-ACP reductase, which produces MVLHGRTAIVTGAGRGLGRAEALELARLGANVVVNDFGQPGRDGTGAASATPAQETVAEITAAGGTAVAHHGDVADFEQARALVRLALDRFGSLDILVNNAGILRDRMVFTMEEEEWDSVLRVHLKGHFNTIRFAAAHWRERAKSTGEPVGARIVNTSSEAFLAGSAGQPNYAAAKGGIVGLTTSTAAALAKYGVTANAICPRARTRMTEDVFAAFQAPAAGLDPLAPEHVAPLVGYLASPAAARITGQVFVVHGGMVALLDRPRVAARWDTAKDAFSYAELDDTLTPFFAAREPGETFAATEVLGLRRGQGG; this is translated from the coding sequence ATGGTGCTGCACGGAAGGACCGCGATCGTCACCGGGGCCGGGCGCGGCCTCGGCCGGGCCGAAGCGCTCGAACTCGCCCGGCTCGGCGCCAACGTCGTGGTCAACGACTTCGGACAGCCGGGCCGCGACGGCACCGGGGCCGCCTCGGCCACCCCGGCCCAGGAGACCGTCGCCGAGATCACCGCGGCCGGCGGCACCGCGGTGGCCCACCACGGTGACGTGGCCGACTTCGAACAGGCCCGGGCGCTGGTGCGGCTGGCCCTCGACCGGTTCGGCTCGCTGGACATCCTCGTCAACAACGCCGGCATCCTGCGCGACCGGATGGTCTTCACGATGGAGGAGGAGGAATGGGACTCGGTGCTCCGGGTCCACCTCAAGGGCCACTTCAACACCATCCGGTTCGCCGCCGCGCACTGGCGGGAACGGGCCAAGTCCACCGGTGAACCGGTCGGCGCGCGGATCGTCAACACCTCCTCGGAGGCGTTCCTGGCCGGCTCCGCGGGCCAGCCCAACTACGCCGCGGCCAAGGGCGGCATCGTGGGGCTGACCACCTCCACGGCCGCCGCCCTCGCCAAGTACGGGGTGACCGCCAACGCGATATGCCCGCGCGCCCGCACCCGGATGACCGAGGACGTCTTCGCCGCCTTCCAGGCACCGGCCGCCGGGCTCGACCCGCTCGCCCCCGAGCACGTCGCGCCGCTCGTCGGCTACCTCGCCTCCCCGGCCGCCGCCCGGATCACCGGCCAGGTCTTCGTGGTGCACGGCGGCATGGTCGCCCTGCTGGACCGCCCCCGGGTCGCCGCCCGGTGGGACACCGCCAAGGACGCCTTCTCCTACGCCGAACTCGACGACACCCTCACCCCGTTCTTCGCGGCCCGCGAGCCGGGCGAGACGTTCGCGGCCACCGAGGTGCTCGGGCTCCGCCGCGGCCAGGGCGGCTGA
- a CDS encoding Zn-dependent alcohol dehydrogenase — MRAAVLQETGQEKLEVVDDAEAVGFGPGKVRLRIKATGLCHSDLSAMSGVLPQPAPFVPGHEGAGEVVEVGEGVTGLSPGDRVLVCWLPACGDCPSCLRGQTQLCLTGFLNAGTPNYRRPSGDLYGFAGTGTFAEEMVVGAACAVPIPDDLPFEIAALIGCGVTTGIGAVLNTARVEPGSSVAVIGCGGVGLSVLQGARAAGAAEIVAVDPVAARREAALRFGATEAVEPDGLADAKGRLTGGEGFDYVFEVVGRSATARTAYETTRRGGTLCVVGAGAMDDFLKLNMFELFFDEKRILPSLYGGGDVLRSYRRVIRLWRAGRIDLASLITHRVRLEEVNDALTQMRSGEALRTTITI; from the coding sequence GTGCGCGCAGCCGTACTCCAGGAGACCGGCCAGGAGAAACTCGAAGTCGTCGACGACGCCGAAGCGGTGGGCTTCGGACCGGGCAAGGTACGGCTGCGGATCAAGGCCACCGGACTGTGCCACTCCGACCTGTCCGCGATGAGCGGTGTCCTGCCGCAGCCGGCGCCCTTCGTCCCCGGCCACGAGGGGGCGGGCGAGGTGGTCGAGGTCGGCGAGGGGGTCACCGGGCTGAGCCCCGGCGACCGGGTGCTGGTGTGCTGGCTGCCCGCCTGCGGCGACTGCCCGTCCTGTCTGCGCGGCCAGACCCAGCTGTGCCTGACCGGCTTCCTCAACGCCGGCACCCCCAACTACCGCCGCCCGTCCGGGGATCTGTACGGCTTCGCCGGCACCGGCACGTTCGCCGAGGAGATGGTGGTGGGCGCGGCCTGCGCGGTGCCCATCCCGGACGACCTGCCGTTCGAGATCGCCGCGCTGATCGGCTGCGGCGTCACCACCGGCATCGGCGCGGTGCTCAACACCGCCCGGGTAGAGCCCGGTTCCTCGGTGGCCGTCATCGGCTGCGGCGGCGTGGGGCTCTCGGTGCTCCAGGGCGCCCGGGCGGCCGGCGCCGCCGAGATCGTCGCCGTGGACCCGGTGGCCGCCCGCCGGGAGGCCGCGCTGCGGTTCGGCGCCACCGAGGCGGTCGAGCCGGACGGGCTCGCCGACGCCAAGGGCAGGCTCACCGGCGGCGAGGGGTTCGACTACGTCTTCGAGGTCGTCGGCCGCTCCGCCACCGCGCGCACCGCCTACGAGACCACCCGGCGCGGCGGCACCCTGTGCGTCGTCGGCGCCGGCGCCATGGACGACTTCCTCAAGCTCAACATGTTCGAGCTGTTCTTCGACGAGAAGCGCATCCTGCCCTCCCTGTACGGCGGCGGTGACGTGCTCCGCTCCTACCGGCGCGTCATCCGGCTGTGGCGGGCCGGCCGCATCGACCTGGCTTCCCTGATCACCCACCGGGTGCGGCTGGAGGAGGTCAACGACGCCCTGACGCAGATGCGCAGCGGGGAGGCGCTGCGCACCACCATCACCATCTGA
- a CDS encoding MaoC/PaaZ C-terminal domain-containing protein, producing MPIDAVKATSAEPRSTPISWDHKDVQLYHLGIGAGSRPDLADPATDPAELRYTLESRLHVLPSFATVAGGGMALAGGLTAPGIDVDLAAVLHGGQRVEVHRPIPVRGSAVQTSRVAAVYDKGKAAVIVLRSDVADADGPLWTCDTQIFVRGEGGFGGDRGPSVRTDPPGRAPDREVTRPIRPDQALLYRLSGDWNPLHADPEFARRAGFDRPILHGLCSYGIVLKAVTDTLLDGDVLRIRACSARFAGVVLPGETLRVRMWAEAGRILVTAVAAERSDAPVLTDTVVEHV from the coding sequence ATGCCCATCGACGCCGTCAAGGCCACCTCGGCCGAGCCCCGCAGTACCCCCATCTCCTGGGACCACAAGGACGTCCAGCTCTACCACCTCGGCATCGGCGCGGGATCCCGGCCCGACCTCGCCGACCCGGCCACCGACCCCGCCGAACTGCGCTACACCCTGGAATCCCGGCTCCACGTGCTGCCCAGCTTCGCCACCGTCGCCGGCGGCGGCATGGCGCTCGCCGGCGGGCTGACCGCCCCCGGCATCGACGTCGACCTGGCGGCCGTGCTCCACGGCGGCCAGCGCGTCGAGGTCCACCGGCCGATCCCGGTACGCGGCAGCGCCGTCCAGACCTCCCGGGTCGCCGCCGTGTACGACAAGGGCAAGGCCGCCGTGATCGTGCTGCGCTCCGACGTCGCCGACGCCGACGGCCCGCTGTGGACCTGCGACACCCAGATCTTCGTCCGCGGCGAGGGCGGCTTCGGCGGCGACCGCGGCCCCTCGGTCCGCACCGACCCGCCCGGCCGCGCCCCCGACCGGGAGGTCACCCGCCCCATCCGGCCCGACCAGGCGCTGCTCTACCGGCTCTCCGGTGACTGGAACCCGCTCCACGCCGACCCGGAGTTCGCCCGCCGGGCCGGCTTCGACCGCCCCATCCTGCACGGCCTGTGCTCCTACGGCATCGTGCTCAAGGCCGTCACCGACACCCTCCTCGACGGCGACGTCCTGCGGATACGCGCCTGCTCCGCCCGCTTCGCCGGGGTCGTCCTCCCCGGTGAGACGCTGCGCGTGCGCATGTGGGCCGAGGCCGGCCGGATCCTGGTCACCGCCGTCGCGGCGGAGCGCTCCGACGCCCCCGTCCTGACCGACACCGTGGTCGAGCACGTCTGA
- a CDS encoding sensor histidine kinase has translation MAGPRGTSGARSRTDWRAVLTGRGAAGGGYSLEREIERLKRPDGRALLPWVLMAFAPAADILHQRATPPVVAGAGLAVHVALYVATALSAFRPGTKEGPLPRRLLAALAVVTYALAIAFGHNFDMLFILLSLACGALLRGLRFGQVMMALGASAGLVAALRGADTWDAVSTGYSTMLSGLVTAAILTLHDAVSQLRATRQELARTAVSQERLRFSRDLHDLLGHTMSVVVVKAEAVRRLAPRDLDAALAQAADIESVGRQALTEIREAVSGYRECSLATELDRARSALDASGITPRVRESGPPVPPQTEALLGWVVREGVTNVVRHSGAGSCVITVDTGGDRARLEITDDGDGSGAGGGSGTGLTGLTERLAMAGGSLRAGPDARRGFRLVAELPVEEPAVAVDPG, from the coding sequence ATGGCGGGACCACGGGGGACGTCCGGTGCGCGAAGTCGCACCGACTGGCGTGCGGTGCTCACCGGACGCGGTGCCGCGGGCGGCGGCTACAGCCTGGAGCGGGAGATCGAGCGGCTCAAGCGGCCGGACGGACGGGCGCTGCTGCCGTGGGTGTTGATGGCGTTCGCCCCGGCCGCCGACATCCTGCACCAGCGGGCGACCCCGCCGGTGGTGGCCGGCGCCGGACTCGCCGTCCACGTGGCCCTCTACGTGGCCACGGCGCTGTCGGCGTTCCGTCCCGGGACCAAGGAGGGCCCGCTGCCGCGGCGGCTGCTGGCGGCGCTGGCGGTGGTGACGTACGCGCTGGCGATCGCGTTCGGCCACAACTTCGACATGCTGTTCATCCTGCTCTCGCTGGCCTGCGGGGCGCTGCTGCGCGGTCTGCGGTTCGGGCAGGTCATGATGGCGCTGGGCGCCTCGGCCGGGCTCGTCGCGGCGCTCCGCGGCGCGGACACCTGGGACGCCGTCAGCACCGGTTACTCGACCATGCTCTCCGGTCTGGTGACCGCCGCCATCCTCACCCTGCACGACGCGGTCTCCCAGTTGCGCGCGACCCGGCAGGAGCTGGCCCGTACCGCGGTCTCGCAGGAACGGCTGCGGTTCTCCCGCGACCTGCACGATCTGCTCGGCCACACCATGTCGGTGGTGGTCGTCAAGGCGGAGGCGGTGCGCCGGCTGGCCCCGCGCGACCTGGACGCCGCGCTGGCCCAGGCCGCCGACATCGAGTCGGTGGGCCGCCAGGCGCTCACCGAGATACGCGAGGCGGTCAGCGGCTACCGCGAGTGCAGCCTGGCCACCGAACTCGACCGCGCCCGCTCGGCGTTGGACGCCTCCGGCATCACGCCGCGGGTGCGCGAGTCCGGTCCTCCGGTGCCGCCGCAGACCGAGGCGCTGCTGGGCTGGGTGGTCCGGGAAGGGGTCACCAACGTGGTGCGGCACAGCGGTGCCGGTTCCTGTGTGATCACCGTGGACACCGGCGGCGACCGGGCCCGGCTGGAGATCACCGACGACGGCGACGGCTCCGGCGCGGGCGGCGGCAGCGGCACCGGGCTGACGGGGCTCACCGAACGCCTGGCCATGGCCGGCGGCTCGCTGCGCGCCGGGCCGGACGCCCGGCGCGGTTTCCGGCTGGTCGCCGAGCTGCCGGTGGAGGAGCCGGCGGTCGCGGTGGACCCGGGGTGA
- a CDS encoding BP74-related protein codes for MAEAYFALTQYQGQEFIFKLTDEDRIAEARKILSGGEKNKVHVHGRIIKRKEPYNPAWDFHLDPSTINFFEIAIEVCDANMQYVEDHLDEAGGAFLPGGHWCPWDSRLTREVKRG; via the coding sequence ATGGCCGAAGCATATTTCGCGCTCACCCAGTACCAGGGACAGGAGTTCATCTTCAAACTCACCGACGAGGACCGGATCGCCGAGGCCCGGAAGATCCTCTCCGGCGGGGAAAAGAACAAGGTCCACGTCCACGGCCGGATCATCAAGCGCAAGGAACCCTACAACCCGGCCTGGGATTTCCATCTGGACCCGTCCACCATCAACTTCTTCGAAATCGCGATCGAAGTGTGCGACGCCAACATGCAATACGTGGAGGACCATCTCGACGAGGCGGGCGGTGCCTTTCTGCCGGGCGGCCACTGGTGTCCGTGGGATTCCCGGCTGACGCGTGAGGTGAAGCGCGGCTGA
- a CDS encoding DUF397 domain-containing protein — translation MSTHLDLSRAEWAKSSYSGNGGANCLEWAPKFAPAGVVPVRDSKDPQGPALAFTTAAWAEFVAAVRDGEFPAA, via the coding sequence ATGAGCACCCACCTTGACCTCTCCCGCGCGGAGTGGGCCAAGTCGTCGTACAGCGGAAACGGCGGAGCCAATTGCCTCGAGTGGGCACCGAAGTTCGCCCCGGCCGGCGTCGTCCCGGTCCGGGACTCGAAAGACCCGCAGGGTCCGGCGCTGGCGTTCACCACGGCCGCCTGGGCGGAATTCGTGGCCGCTGTCCGTGACGGTGAATTCCCCGCTGCCTGA
- a CDS encoding helix-turn-helix domain-containing protein — protein sequence MARTPRPLTPDRSARHLFGAEVRRHRELAAMSLERLAEVVKYSKSHLARIESAECMVPPDLPGSLDAAFGTDGSFGRLYGLARREIHPDQFRRRMEIEAQARLIQEYSGQIVPGLVQTEEYARALFRTHNPKAPAGEMEELVTARMSRQALLRADPPPDHSMILDEAVLRRSFGGPAVMREQLARLADLTLTPTSVVQVLPFEHGGHALMGGSMALLTMADGTQVAWEEGISTGTLLEDPGDVTARQRAYDLLRACALSPKNSAAFIRSVMEALPR from the coding sequence ATGGCACGGACCCCTCGCCCGCTGACCCCCGACAGATCGGCCCGGCACCTGTTCGGCGCCGAGGTGCGCCGGCACCGGGAGCTCGCCGCGATGAGCCTGGAGCGCCTGGCGGAGGTCGTGAAGTACAGCAAGAGCCATCTCGCCCGGATCGAGAGCGCGGAATGCATGGTCCCGCCCGATCTGCCGGGCAGTCTGGACGCCGCGTTCGGCACGGACGGGTCGTTCGGCCGGCTCTACGGGCTCGCCCGGCGGGAGATCCACCCCGACCAGTTCCGCCGCCGGATGGAGATCGAGGCCCAGGCCCGGCTCATCCAGGAGTACTCCGGGCAGATCGTGCCGGGGCTGGTGCAGACGGAGGAGTACGCCCGCGCGCTCTTCCGGACCCACAACCCCAAGGCGCCCGCCGGGGAGATGGAGGAACTGGTCACCGCGCGCATGAGCCGTCAAGCGCTGTTGCGCGCCGACCCCCCTCCGGACCACTCGATGATCCTCGACGAGGCGGTGCTGCGCCGCTCGTTCGGAGGACCCGCGGTCATGCGTGAACAACTCGCGCGACTGGCCGACCTGACCCTCACCCCCACCAGCGTCGTGCAGGTCCTCCCCTTCGAACACGGCGGACATGCCCTGATGGGGGGCTCGATGGCGCTGCTCACCATGGCCGACGGAACGCAGGTCGCCTGGGAGGAGGGCATCTCCACCGGCACTTTGCTGGAGGATCCGGGGGACGTGACGGCCCGGCAGCGGGCCTACGATCTGCTCAGGGCGTGCGCCCTGTCGCCGAAGAATTCGGCAGCGTTCATCCGGTCCGTTATGGAGGCACTACCAAGATGA
- a CDS encoding response regulator transcription factor, with protein sequence MTDLADGERLTGPTRILLAEDQGMMRGALALLLGLEADMEVVAQVGDGDAIVPTARRLCPDVALLDIELPGRNGLDAAAELREAVPGCRVLILTTFGRPGYLRRAMEAGAAGFMVKDGPVEELAAAVRRVLAGERVVDPTLAAAALSAGPNPLTGRERDVLAAAADGATVADVSARLGLSQSTVRNYLSAAIGKTGTRNRMEAVRAARANGWL encoded by the coding sequence ATGACCGATCTTGCGGACGGGGAGCGCCTGACGGGGCCGACGCGGATCCTGCTCGCCGAGGACCAGGGGATGATGCGCGGCGCGCTGGCGCTCCTCCTCGGTCTGGAGGCGGACATGGAGGTCGTCGCGCAGGTGGGGGACGGGGACGCGATCGTGCCCACGGCCCGCCGGCTGTGCCCCGACGTGGCGCTGTTGGACATCGAGTTGCCCGGGCGCAACGGGCTGGACGCCGCCGCCGAGCTGCGCGAGGCGGTGCCCGGGTGCCGGGTGCTGATCCTGACCACGTTCGGTCGCCCGGGGTATCTGCGCCGGGCGATGGAGGCCGGCGCCGCGGGGTTCATGGTCAAGGACGGTCCGGTGGAGGAACTGGCGGCGGCGGTGCGGCGGGTGCTGGCCGGCGAACGCGTGGTGGACCCCACGCTGGCCGCGGCGGCGCTGAGCGCCGGCCCCAACCCGCTGACCGGGCGGGAACGGGACGTCCTCGCCGCCGCCGCGGACGGCGCGACCGTCGCCGACGTCTCGGCCCGCCTCGGCCTGTCGCAGTCCACCGTGCGCAACTACCTGTCCGCCGCGATCGGCAAGACCGGCACCCGCAACCGGATGGAAGCCGTCCGCGCCGCCCGCGCCAACGGCTGGCTGTGA